A DNA window from Bdellovibrio sp. BCCA contains the following coding sequences:
- a CDS encoding sigma-54-dependent transcriptional regulator: protein MRILIVDDETLVRKTMQSQIPAPHVVSLADSLDEALDVLDKQLIDLVFTDLSLDESEDRVGLQLIQEISKNYPSTVVVAMTGHDEAHLVEACMKAGAVDYLVKPFDTKTLTQVLRKAPVLHRLLRKNQTLKHQAGSKLVTHINLYTKSPAFKAVIETAKKIRGSGQSVLIRGESGSGKEVMAQYLWSLENDDSRPFIAVNCGAIPSHLAESELFGHKKGAFTGATENRAGKFESADGGDLFLDELATLSMDLQVKLLRALSSGDIYPVGQDVGRKVNCRTIAATNENLEELIKEKKFREDLFFRIKKFTVTLPALRERKEDILDLAHEFLRSGNYREKSFSPKAEELLLTYSWPGNIRELKSAIEVACVLVDGDEIQPSDLTPHLVQSAPVYEEVIKNNSIAEIDEKALEGRYSHVVSEFELKLIDFAMKKKGSESAAARYLGIPRSTLGDLRRRLQGIKK, encoded by the coding sequence ATGCGCATTCTAATTGTTGATGACGAAACCCTTGTTCGCAAAACAATGCAGTCTCAAATTCCAGCTCCTCATGTGGTGTCCTTGGCCGATTCCCTAGATGAAGCTTTGGACGTGCTTGATAAACAGCTTATTGATCTTGTTTTCACTGATCTATCCCTTGATGAATCTGAAGACCGCGTGGGTTTGCAGCTCATTCAAGAGATTTCAAAAAACTATCCTTCGACAGTCGTTGTTGCGATGACGGGTCACGATGAGGCACATCTTGTAGAAGCCTGCATGAAGGCGGGTGCTGTTGACTATCTGGTGAAGCCTTTTGACACGAAAACATTAACTCAAGTTTTACGTAAAGCTCCCGTTCTGCATCGTCTGCTAAGAAAGAACCAGACTTTAAAACATCAAGCTGGTTCTAAGCTTGTTACGCACATCAATCTTTATACGAAGTCTCCTGCGTTTAAGGCTGTAATTGAAACGGCTAAAAAAATTCGCGGCTCTGGACAGTCCGTTCTTATTCGTGGCGAAAGTGGTTCAGGCAAAGAAGTCATGGCTCAGTATTTATGGAGTCTTGAAAACGATGACTCCCGTCCCTTCATTGCCGTTAACTGCGGAGCCATTCCTTCTCACTTAGCCGAATCCGAACTTTTCGGTCATAAAAAAGGCGCTTTCACGGGCGCAACAGAAAACCGCGCTGGAAAGTTTGAGAGTGCTGATGGCGGGGACCTTTTCTTAGATGAGCTTGCAACCCTTAGCATGGATTTACAGGTCAAACTTTTGCGTGCACTCAGTAGCGGCGATATCTACCCCGTCGGTCAAGATGTCGGAAGAAAAGTAAACTGTCGCACGATTGCAGCCACGAACGAAAATCTTGAAGAACTCATCAAAGAAAAAAAGTTCCGTGAAGATTTGTTTTTTAGAATTAAGAAATTCACCGTAACTTTGCCAGCCCTTCGCGAACGTAAAGAAGATATTTTAGATTTAGCTCATGAATTTTTACGAAGCGGTAACTACCGCGAAAAATCTTTCAGTCCTAAAGCCGAAGAATTGCTACTAACCTATTCTTGGCCCGGTAATATCCGCGAATTGAAATCTGCCATTGAGGTCGCTTGCGTTTTAGTCGACGGAGATGAAATTCAACCAAGCGATCTTACGCCTCACTTGGTTCAATCAGCGCCGGTCTATGAAGAAGTTATTAAGAATAACTCCATTGCTGAGATCGACGAAAAGGCTTTGGAGGGACGTTACAGCCACGTCGTTTCTGAATTCGAATTAAAGCTGATCGATTTTGCGATGAAGAAAAAGGGCTCTGAGTCCGCAGCGGCAAGATACTTAGGAATTCCTCGCAGTACGTTGGGCGATCTACGCCGCCGCCTGCAAGGAATTAAAAAATAG